The Pelodiscus sinensis isolate JC-2024 chromosome 24, ASM4963464v1, whole genome shotgun sequence genomic interval TGAGGTTTGCAGACACTAGCAGCCCCCCCTCGCCTCCCCCTCTGCTGAGCCCCACAGAAACCCACAGAAAATCAGCTTCCTGGCCCCCCACATGGTCAGCCTGTCTGAGCTGCATCTGTCACGCCGGGGACCACGGCTGAGACACCCCAGCCCGACACACCACAGCCCTGAGACAGGCAAGCAAAGAGCAGAAACTACAGGAAGTCGGGGTAAGATGTGACCTAGTGCTGTCCAGAcctgaccgagatcagggccccgttgtgccgggcgctgcccagacacaactgagatcagggccccggtgtgccaggcactgcccagacctTGAGCAAGATCCAGGTCCCCTCGTGCTTGGCCACTCAACTTCCTGCCTAGACCCCATATAagatcaggaccccattgtgccaggtgtGCTCTTCCCAAAGATGTTTTTGTGGAAGTTCTCTTCGGAAAAAAGCTTCtactgaaagaagcctgcagcctagacatagcctcacagttGTCTtggggcttgtctatacttacccagaGATCGACATATTGGACaatgatcttctggggtttgatttagcaggtctagtaaggccCTGAGCAATCGATTGCTGATTGTGCCCCTGTCAGCTCTCATACTCCATggtgtcatgaggagtaagggaaagtgATGAGAGAAATTGCAGGGGCtgcagttgtgtatcttaactttTGAACATGgaaggcactgcattcagccgTACGCAGTGGAAATCCCCCTCTCCgctggtgtagacctggccctaaAGTACAGACAGGGAACAAGGAAAGGTACAAACATCTGGCGCTCCCGGACTTTGTCTCTGCCCGGGTGGGCTCCTGGCCATTAATCGCCTTCCAGGCCCTTCTCTGACCCCTCCTCAAGTCTCTCAGGACCTTggtggggtgcaggacagggcaCCAGAGAGAGACCTGGGGTCCCAGCACCTGGCGCCACGGGGACAGAGTAGGGATACTCAACAGACTAATCGACTTGTTATTGCCCCCCAGCGTGCTGCCTCTGTCGGAAAATGCAGAGCCTGAGGCCGGAGCGAGTGCTCCCTGCTGCGGTTTCAGCTTTGAAGTGAAGCAACAGCCCCGGGGAGGAAACGTCCTTATCAGCTAATCGCAGAATCAATGCAAATTGCAAAATCATCgacatttcacatccctagtccagcaGGTAAACCCCCCTCCCTGCGCCCCAGAGAGGTTCCTTGGGGACGGGCCGCAGGCTGGCCTGAGTCCGGCTGCCCTGGGGGCTCAGGCTGAACTGAAACGCGCCCCATGCTGGTTGGAGGCCGGGCTGTGGTTTGTGTGGTCTCTAGCCCAGCGCGAGGGTTTCCTTAGCGGCCGACTCCCATCGGGTCTGGTCTTGTTCCcaactgggaggggctggagggaaaaGTCCCAGCTGGTGTCTCTGCTCTTGGGACCtcccccggggagctggctggacGTGGCtgtctcagccccagctcccccctggGTGTTTCACCTGCTGGCCCCAGGATGTGGGAGCCAAATGCAGACACTGTGCCGGGGCCCAGCGGGGGGAGCTCGTGGTTCGTGTGAGCTCTGCGTAGAGCTGTGGGAGCCGGAGGCCTTCCAGGCTTTGCAGATGTGATCAGATCCAGCCACGTCCTGTGATctccccccacggctccctccccacagagatCCCCCCATATGAACGGCTTCTTGTTGCTGGCTGGGCCAGTCTGGGTGAGCTGCAGGCACCGTGAGGGGACTTGGGACAGGGGTCGGCTCTGCGCCGCTGCGTCCGCCCGAGTCATGGGTAAGAGATGGCTGCCCGAGACACGGCTGCCCTTTAGATCTCATTCCACCCACCCTTGTTCCCTGGATCTCCTTGCAGGGCAGTGGACACTTTGTgcgcttctccccacccccaggcctttgattggcctggggtcaggggagcggcagggcctccgggGGTCGGATTAACCCGCTTGGCGGGCCACTGAGACccatttgcccatccctgctttagaaGTAAGGGAGCTGGTAATGGGCGGATAAaggatcccgccccccccccccagcatcagtACTGGGGTCCTAGGGCCTCCTTTCCTATCATGGATGTCGGGTGCGTGTTGCCTGCCCTGAGTAATCCAGGGAGgattgtgggggggggatggTTTACATTAGGTATATTAGTGCAGAACTCTGAGTATCAATTCATGTCCACTACAACGCAGAActgctgttcccctcccccccccccggttaagAAACAAGGCaaaggctgggggcagtgggggtgaCAGGGGAGccgagggaaagggaaggagccTGAGTGTGAATGTCACAGGTTGTTGAGTGTGGGGGGTTGTTCGGGAGCCTCCCCCATGCAGACCCGGGCTGACCCCAGCCTCGCCCATCCAGTCAGGCATATCTGCCCCTGTccaccacaccccctccccccagagtacCAGCTCCCCCAGGAGCCTCAGGCCTgggtagtccctgggggcagccccccagtcccccagccctgccccctctgcctagggttgccaggtggtttcaacaaaaataccagatacgcttgacatgacatcacaatcgacattccatcttagttacaaaataccagacagttctattttttcatttctattttctcaatttgtttcctaaacagaaagctcaaatactggactgtcgggttcaaaaccggacagctggcaaccctacctctgccctgagcctccccatggacccaagcaatgcctggTAAATCCTCTACTTCTAAATATAATAATTACCAGCTAAAATAGCAGCTTACTCCTTTCTGTGTTTTGCTTTCCCCTGCTGAGCACGCTGCTTTAGCAACAGAGTCCGTAACATCATTTTTACCAAGCTTTTAGAATGGATTTGCTTGTGGTACCAATTCCACTCCTGCTAAGTGTTTAGGAGCAGACATTAGCAACCACTACTTCCCTTTACCATAACTTAGAagagaataaaaattaaacagaaaagaATTTTAGATGCAGGTCGATGCAAATAGTTTCAGGGTATTAATCTGTCAGGATGCATGGTTATGTTTGGGGGACAAAGGCCAAAACTGGTGGAAACCTGCTGGgattgtttggtttggtttatgCATAAAGGGCACCAGAGCCAAACACGGGATCCCAGCGCCCGACGCAGCAGGGCCAGAATCGGGATAGTTgatagactagttgactagtcgcttccccccaccttgctgcctctatcggaaagaggcagcaagggggaaggaataggaggtgcttcaaagtggcagcaccatgtggagtctggggtcagatcccgggctccatgtggcgctgctgctttgaaacaccgcggggagcacggggccagcacaggactgcctgagtccccagctggccctgtgctccctgctgtgctTTCACCttggaagtgtagcaacagccctgaggcAGAAGCACCCTTAGCAGctaattgaataatcaatgcaatttgcatcaactattcgatgaGCAAAATCATCAACATTTCACACCCTTAGTCCAGTGGGGAAACCCCCTTCCTGCGCCCCAGCGAGGTTTCCTGGGGGATGGGCCCCAGGCTGGCCtgagcctgggcctgggcctgcctgccctgggggCTCAGGCTGAACCGAAATGCAGCCCAGGCTGGTTGGAGGCCGGGCTGTGGTTTGTGTGGTCTCTAGCCCAGCATGAGGATTTCTTTAGCTGCCGACTCCCAGCGGGTCTGGTCTTGTTCCCAGCCAGGAGGGCCAGGGAGCAGAGACCCAGCTGGTGTCTCTGCTTCTGGGACCTGGCAGGACATGGCTGTCTCAGCCCCAACTCCCCACTGAGTGTTTCACCTGCTGGCCCCAGGATGTGGGAGCCAAATGCTGACACCATGCTGGGGCCCAGCGGGGGGAGCTTGTGGTTCCCATGAGCTCTGCGTAGAGCTGTGGGAGCCGGAGGCCTTCCAGGCTTTGCAGACGTGATCGGACCCAGCCACGTCCTGTGatctccccccacagctccctccccacagagatCCCCCCCATGTGAACAGCTTTTCTTGTTGCTGGCTGGGCCAGTCTGGGTGAGCTGCAGGCGTCGTGAGGGGACCTGGGACAGGGGTCGTCTCTGCATCGCTGCATCCGCCTGAGACACGGGTAAGGAATAGACAGAAACTCTCCGGCTGCCCATTAGATCTCATTCCATCCCCACATTGCTGTCCCCTGgatctccccctcctgctctccccagctcCTCTTCTCATCCCCTCCAGATGGAGCTGGCCCATCCCATACTCAGAGTTTAGGGTGCTGCACAGACTCTGACCGACTTCACCGGGTATTGTACTGACCCTGACAGAGTTCGGGGTCCCGTTATACCAGGTGCTGCCCCAATCCACAGGGAGAGAGAGTCTGGCCACAGCCAACTCACACTCTAAACAGGCAAATggtcagaggggaaactgaggcacggggccaTGATGTGACATGCCCAAACCCCCTGAGCATTTTAGTGGCAGAGTCTGGGATgaaaccaggagtcctgactcctggTCTATACAGCAAAATAGACTCTAGAAATGtcctttcattaaaaataaaacttttggcTTGTTCCTGCTCTCTTCTCCTTCTGGCGTTTTTCCGGGTGGCTTTTTTATCTTACCTTCCTCCTCCTTGGAACCTTTTTGTCATGGGAGGTTTCCATGTTGCGGGGAAGAAGGGCTCTGTGGGGATTTTGCCTTCTCCAGTAGCTCACCCGCATAAGCCTTAAACCCAAAATGTCTGCTTCAACATGCTCACCGGCGGGAGAACAATGGATTTAAAACATTTGAATATTAAAAAAAGATGAAAGGATAATTCGTTAATTTTTAACATTAATCCAACGTGGGGATTGCCAGCGCTGTGGGATGCTACCAGCAAGAAGAGTATTTGGGAATTTGGAGGAGATAGGGAGGTAGTGTATGTCTTTGTCTTTGCTCCCAGGTCACCATGTTGCCTAGAAATCCAATTTTTCAGCAAGaagcaaatgtattttattttcaataatgTATTTGGTTTAGTTAAAATCCCCGCTATTGTGTAGAAACGCAAAACACTGGGGCTGAGAACAGACACAACAAATCGGGTATCTTGGCAGGGCTCAGACAAAACGACAATTCTGCCCCTCTGCTCACCCTGGGGTTCTGTTCTTCTAAGGTCTTCCAGCCAATGGGGCCATTGGCCTGAGTTCAGCTCAGGATTTGGGAGATCATAAgctctgcatctctctctctctctctgtctgtcttctCCTGGAGCCCTTTTCATTGCTCGTCCTTCCTTCCATCAGCACAACGTCCGCCCTGCCCCGTCCTCAGCCCTGAGGAGAAGCGGGGATACTATGACAGCCGCTCCTCCAAAAATAAAATACTGGACCCCCTTGCTGGTGCTCTGCAGCGTGGCCTTCCCCATCGGGGTGTTGTGGAACGGCTACGTCATATTCGTCACCAGTTGCCGTGTGGTGAGGACGGCCAGCGCCATGTGGTTCCTCAACCGGGCCGTGTCCGATTTGATCTTCatcctctgcctgcccctcagaTTCAACTTCATCTTTTCTCTGCACGTAGACTGGGTCAGCAGGCTGAGCAGCACCATCACCTCCCTGCACATGTTCTCCAGCGCCTTCCTCCTCACGGCCATCAGCGTCCATCGCTGCGTCCTCACGGCACGGCCTGAGTGGGCCCAGAAATGCCGCAcggcctccctggcctgctgggtgagtCTGGGGATATGGGCCCTGTCAGCTGGGTTCAGCTTTCATTATGGTCACTTCTGGGAATCCCTTGTCCTACCTACCAGCACCACAATGAATTTCCCACTGTATGAAGGGAGAGTGGAGGCTGCTGTCACCATCCAATTCCTGGCCGGGTTTCTGATCCCATTAACCTTGATCTTGATCTCAATCTTCTACGTCGTTCACACTGCCACGCTGGGAAGGAACCGGCTGATCCAGGCCACCCCGCCCCTCAAAATCCTTCTGGGTTTGATCCCAGCCTTTTTCCTCTGCTGGCTGCCGTATCATGTCTTCTACTTCCTGCACCTCTCAGCTACGCACCCTCGGCCTGTTCTGGAAATAGGAAGCGCATCTGCTTGTGTCCTGACGTATGTCAACACCTGCCTCAATCCCATCTTCTACCTCACCATGGAGGAAGAGTTTCTGAGATACCTGGAATGCACACACAACCCCGACACCAGTGACCACACAGGGCTGGAGCCGGCTGACTAGGGGAATGGATTCTGTTGGTGGACATGGCACGGGGAAAGAATTCTGTTCACCGGCTGCTGTCAGCTCCTTTTCATCCCCCAATTTTATTTTTGCATGTAAAGTTTTGATCTTCTGCAGAGGAGTGTGAGGAGAATGAAGAACCCGCCTTAgtgtgagagagacaggaagCGCAGTCTATGTAGCTTAACAAGGAAAATGTGAAGGGGTCGCTTGATCATAGTCTGTAAGTATCCAACCTGAGAACAAATAAAGGCTGAACCCCTCTGACCCGGCAACATCTGTCatcggcatgatttcagttagccacaCGCCCACTTTTCttgggtttggccaagtttcctgcagtcccatcaaGTGtgctgtgctgttagttagctaaTACTTACCCCTAAACGTCCCccaacagcccagcaagcaggggaagtgtcGGTAATATTATTGGATAGTTCAGACAAGACTTGATCTGTTGAACAGCAGTATCCTGTTGCATTGTCCCTGCTCTCGCCTGGGAGGCTGTGAAGTTTTGCTGTGTGTGTTGCTGAAATAGAACGTGAGGTGGGTAACACAACCAGGCATTCAGGTAGGACAACAGGGGTTGGATGGGGTGCGTATCCCAGCTGGAGCAGACTCCCATGTAGCagtatggcttttctgtagccacaTTGGAAGGCCTGGGCTAGGCCTGAAGCAAAGCTGCCTTCTGCAGCCAGCttgaaaagcagcagccattaacTATAAGGCCTGGAGTCCCattagccaggtggaagaggtggatgaggccttttttaaacaattaacaaaactatccaaagcccaagatttggtggtgatgggggacttcaactatccagacatatgttgggaaactaacacagcgaggcacaggctatccaataagtttctggactgcattggagacaactttctgtttcagaaggttgaaaaagctaccagaggagaagctgttctggatttggttttaacaaatagggaggaactagttgagaacttgaaagtggaagacagtataggggacagtgatcacgaaataatagagttcatgatcttaaggaaaggtagaagggagaccagcacaattgaggtaatggatttcaggaaggcagattttgataagctcagagaacttgtaggtaaggtcccatgggaagcaagactgaagggaaaaacaactgaggagagttggaagtatttcaaagggacgttgttaagggcccaaaagcaaac includes:
- the LOC142819653 gene encoding chemerin-like receptor 1, whose protein sequence is MTAAPPKIKYWTPLLVLCSVAFPIGVLWNGYVIFVTSCRVVRTASAMWFLNRAVSDLIFILCLPLRFNFIFSLHVDWVSRLSSTITSLHMFSSAFLLTAISVHRCVLTARPEWAQKCRTASLACWVSLGIWALSAGFSFHYGHFWESLVLPTSTTMNFPLYEGRVEAAVTIQFLAGFLIPLTLILISIFYVVHTATLGRNRLIQATPPLKILLGLIPAFFLCWLPYHVFYFLHLSATHPRPVLEIGSASACVLTYVNTCLNPIFYLTMEEEFLRYLECTHNPDTSDHTGLEPAD